In Deferribacter desulfuricans SSM1, the following are encoded in one genomic region:
- the fdh3B gene encoding formate dehydrogenase FDH3 subunit beta: MGRMRFLCDVDRCIDCNGCVVACKEGHHVPVGINRRRVITINEGKPGEKSISVACMHCSDAPCIAVCPVDALYQREDGIVLVNKDVCIGCGYCFFACPFGAPQFPKGNSFGARGVMDKCTFCAGGPAETFSDKEKRLYGQNRIAEGKVPLCAGMCATKALLAGDADKVANIYRERVFRRGSGANAWGWDKAYNRK; the protein is encoded by the coding sequence ATGGGTAGAATGAGATTTTTATGTGATGTAGATAGATGTATAGATTGTAACGGCTGTGTTGTAGCATGTAAAGAAGGGCATCATGTCCCAGTGGGTATAAACCGTAGAAGGGTTATTACTATAAATGAAGGGAAACCAGGTGAAAAAAGTATTTCTGTAGCCTGTATGCACTGCTCTGATGCTCCATGCATTGCTGTTTGCCCTGTTGATGCACTTTATCAGAGAGAAGATGGAATTGTGCTTGTGAATAAAGATGTTTGTATAGGTTGCGGTTACTGTTTCTTTGCATGCCCATTTGGTGCTCCGCAGTTTCCAAAAGGGAATTCTTTTGGTGCAAGAGGTGTGATGGACAAATGTACATTCTGTGCAGGTGGGCCAGCAGAAACATTTAGTGATAAGGAAAAAAGACTTTATGGACAAAATAGAATTGCTGAAGGTAAAGTACCTCTTTGTGCAGGTATGTGTGCCACAAAAGCACTTCTTGCTGGTGATGCTGATAAAGTCGCAAATATTTACAGAGAGAGGGTATTTCGCAGAGGTTCTGGAGCAAACGCCTGGGGATGGGATAAAGCGTACAATAGAAAATAG